A window of Methanomicrobia archaeon contains these coding sequences:
- a CDS encoding DUF559 domain-containing protein encodes MIKISINNLPPEDQIRVRAKLKKLDDTTLPPGYNIGDVIERNGGKYIIERSHFGRPGQLQIRELVPPAKMDTDLEKKTEQYLTELGFKEHVDYEKQYNVSRYWIDFAFVNEKVAVEPGANYWHAREKDEGKEKALNERGWKVLWFNEDDINQDGDRIKRILQETIRDKRQNDFVFGNSLR; translated from the coding sequence TTGATAAAAATTTCCATAAATAATTTACCGCCAGAAGATCAAATACGTGTCCGGGCTAAACTCAAAAAACTCGATGATACGACCTTACCACCAGGATATAACATAGGAGATGTAATAGAACGGAATGGTGGGAAATATATTATTGAACGTTCCCATTTTGGTAGACCTGGACAACTGCAAATTAGAGAATTAGTGCCACCGGCGAAAATGGATACCGACTTAGAAAAGAAGACTGAGCAGTATTTAACTGAACTTGGTTTTAAAGAGCATGTAGATTATGAGAAACAATATAATGTTTCACGATATTGGATCGATTTCGCCTTTGTAAACGAAAAAGTTGCTGTGGAACCAGGTGCTAATTACTGGCATGCAAGGGAAAAAGATGAGGGCAAAGAAAAAGCATTGAATGAAAGGGGATGGAAAGTTCTGTGGTTTAATGAAGACGATATCAACCAGGATGGAGACCGGATTAAAAGAATATTGCAAGAAACTATTAGAGATAAAAGACAAAATGATTTTGTTTTTGGAAATTCATTAAGATAG